Part of the Halostella litorea genome is shown below.
AACGATCAGGTCCGACCAGGAGAGCTTCCGGCCGTACTTCTGCTTGACGGGTTCGAGCAGGCGGCGCGCCTTGTCGAGGTTCGCGTTGTCCGGCCAGCTGTTGAGCGGCGCGAAGCGCTGCCGGCCGCCGGCCGCGCCGCCGCGGCCGTCCCCGGTGCGGTACGTGCCGGCGCTGTGCCACGCCATCCGGATGAACAGCGGTCCGTAGTGTCCGTAGTCGGCCGGCCACCAGTCCTGCGAGGTCGTCATGACGGCCTCGATGTCCTCCTTCACCGCTTCGAGGTCGAGGTCCTCGAACTCCTCCGCGTAGTCGTAGCCTGCGTCCATGGGACCGACGTCCCCCGCGTTCTGGTCGAGGATGTCGAGTCGTAGCTGATTCGGCCACCACTCCTGATTGGACTTAGTCATCGTAGCAAAGTTGGGACTTTCGCGTATTAAACTTGTCTCATTGGATAACGAAGTTTGCTTCTGACCAATCGATTCATCCGATCGAGTAACCCGCCGTCGGTGGCGGGTTCAGCGCGACGACCCGGGAGTCAGTTTCCGACGACGTCCGACGACGTGGCAACTGGCCGGAACAACTGGTCGGTCCGTCCGCTGGCCGGACCGTCGAGCGGAACAGAACGGCGGGCCCCGCGCTACGCGCCCTCGGCGAACGCGTCGACGCCGCGCGCGGGGTAGCCCACGACCGTCGTCGCGCCGGCCTCCTTCAGGTCGGCGACGCGGTCGCGGACCGTCCCGGGCGATCCCACGAGCGCGTAGTCGCGGACGGCGGCCGACAGTACCTCGCGGGCGCGGCCGGTCGCCGCGCTGTCGGTCGGCGCGCCGTCGGGGAGCGCGCGGGCGACGGGCTTGCGCCGCGCCGCGTAGTCGCCGACGGCGTCGAGGACGGCGTCCTCGTCGTCGGTGAGCACGGTCGGCGCGTACACCGCGACGTCGGCAGCGAGGCCGGCGTCGCGCAGCGCGCGCAGGTCGCGCTCGGTCGTTCGGGAGAGCAGTTCGTACTGGGTGCCGCCGGCGGCCAGCGCGATGCGCTCGACGCCCTCGGTGCCGACCCAGGCGTCGGGCGCGCGCTCCATCGCCGCGCCGAAGCGCGGCGCGACGTCGCGGGCGGCCTCGGCCTCGCTCAGGTAGGCGGGGTGGCCCGCGACCAGGACGCGCCGGACGCCGTCGGGCAGTTCATCGGTCAGCGAGTCGTCGCCGAGGGGGTCGTAGCCGTCGGCCCGGACCGGCGTGGTGACGAACACCTCGCGCTCGGCCGAAAGCGCCGCGAGCGTCCCGGGGTCCGGCACGTGCTCGCGGCCCTCGTAGTCGACGGCGACGGTGTCGACCGGCAGATCCGCCGCTCGCTCGACGCGACACTCCGACGGTTTCAGCGCGACCGCGTCGAGCCCGGCCAGGGTGGACTCGGCACTGGTCAGCATCGGCGGTCACCTCTCATGAAGGGAGAACTATCGTCCGCGCGGAACTCGATCCATCGTCTGTGCGACCATGTGGACCGTACTGAGTGAGCGACGCGCAAAAGGGTATCGTTCGGGGCGAAGCTGCCCGCACCCCGTCTGCGGGCCGTCTCAGTCCGCCCGCGACTCGGGGTCGATCCGCTCGGGCGCGCGCCAGTCGGTCGTCAGTTCGAAGAAGTCGACGACGATGCGGCCGGTCGCACCCCACACGGTGTAGCCGTCGACCCGGAAGTAGTGGATCACGACCTCGCCGTAGTGGGGGTGGTCGCGGCGCTCGTGCTCGTAGTTGTCGGGGTCCAGCATCGCCGCGACCGGCAGCACCGCGATCTCCGCCACCTCGTCGTCGTTGGGCGCGTACTCCCGGTCGGGCACCCGCGCGACGTACGGCGTCACCGAGTACTCGGTGATCGTCCGGATGTCGTCGATCCGCCCGACGACGTCGGCCTCCTCGGGGCGGAGGCCGATCTCCTCGTCGGCCTCCCGGAGCGCGGTCGCCTCCAGGTCCGCGTCCTCGGGCTCGCGGCCGCCGCCGGGGAAGCTCATCTGTCCGGGGTGCTCGCCGAGGTGTTCGGCCCGCTTGGTGAAGAGGAGGTGTGCCTCCCCGTCGCGCTCGACGACCGGGATGAGCACGGCGGCGTCGTACTTCTCGCCGGTCACCCGCCGCGGGGCGTGCGCCGAGACGCGGGCCAGGTCCAGTTGCATCTCCTGGTAGTGCTACGGGGCCGGCACCCCTTAGAGCCGCCGGTCGAGCGCCGCCCGGGTGTCGTCCAGCGACACGGGGGCCCACGCCTCGACGTCGTAGCAGACGTCGAGGAGGGACGCCATTCGGTCCTCGTCGCCGTCCGCTATCGCGGCCTCGGCGTCGGCCGCGACCCGCACCCGGACCGCCTCGCCGAGCGCCTCGCGGTCGACGCGCCGCTCGGGCACGTCCATGATGTGGGGCAGGTCCTCGGCGTTGGCCGGCAGCGTCGGGAACGCCGTCGGGCCGGCGAACAGCGTGTCGTCGTGCTCGACGAGCGCGTACGCGTCGACGGCCGCGTCTATCGCTCCGTCCGCGGCGTCGGCGTCGAACTCGTCGCCGCGGCGGTAGGCCAGTTCCGACAGCGCCGACCGCAGTTCCTCGCGGGTCAGCGCGTCGAACAGGTCGACGACGCCGGCGAGTTCGTCGCGGTCCACGCCGACGGCGTCGCGAGTCGCGTCCATGTGCGACCCCTGCGTGGCCCCGGGGAATGAGGTTTCGGGTCGGGCCGCCCGGGCGGAACGCCAGCCGTCACCGGTCCCGCCCGGTCACGCGCTCGACGGCCTCGGCGGAGGCGTCCGCGACGGCCTCGGGCGCTATCGACGTCGCCGACCACGCGGGGAGGCGGTCGTCGGGACCCGGCGGCCGGACGGCGTCTCTGTACTCCGCGACCTGCTCGCGCTCGGCCGCGGCGTCGTAGTCGAGGCCGTTGAACCGGGCGTCGGCGGCGTACTGGCGGACGAGCGCCCCGGCGGCGTCGCGGTAGCGCTCCGGGAGCGCGTCGTAGTCGGGGGCGACGCCGTGTTCCTCGACGACGCGGAACAGCGCCGCGCCGACCTGTCGGGCCATGTCGGCCAGCCCGGTCGGCCCGGACACCGAGCGGTGGTCGTGCTCGTGACGGCCCAGGTCGACCTGCGCGGTGCCGTCGAAGCCGGCGTGGGCGAAGGCGTCGCCGAGGGTGCCGACCTCCAGCCCCCAGGCGCGCTGGGCGCGGAGGTCACGCGCGAGGTCCGCGGTCACGGCGAACTCGCCGGCAAGCGCGTAGCGGAACGCGGCGAGGTAGTCGAGCACCGGCGCGTCGTGGGCGTCCGACAGCGCCCGCACCAGCGGCGCGTAGAACAGGCGGAACAGCCGGCCGTACAGCCGGCCGTTCTCCACGCGGGCGTAGTACCCCTTCGAGAACGCGTGGCCGTCGGCGAGCGGCGCGAGCAGGCGCGGGACGTGGGCCGCCGAGTACGTCGTCGCGTCGGCGTCGTGGACGACGACGTAGTCGGCGGTTTCGCTGGCCACGCCGAGCGCCAGCCACACGTCCCGACCCTTGCCGAAGCCGTCGTCCAGCCCGGCGTCGTCGAGCACCGCCTCGACGCCGGGCGCGTTGCACCACAGCAGTTCGGTCGGGGCGTCGAACGAGTCGAGCCACTCCGCGAACGCCGGCACCCGGTCGGCGGGCGAGCGCAGCGGGACGACGACCCGCTCCGGCGAGACCTCCGCCAGCGTCGAGAGGACGCGCTCGGCGGCCAGCCCCGCGTGCTCCCGGTCGGTCATCGGCACGACGACCGCGCTCCGGTCGGTCGGGGCCGCCGGCGTCGGATCGTCGAACGCGTGGAGCGTCGCGATCCGCTCCTGTACGTACTCCATCACCCGCGGGTTGGTCTACACGATAAAAACGGCGGCGACTCGCGGCGGCGCGGTCAGGCCGGGGCGGCCTCGCTGGGCAGCCGGTCGAACGCGTGCAGGGCGACGAGGACGAGCAGTATCGCGGCGAGCCCGACGGCGGAGCCGCGGTAGACGGCGTCGAACGCGAACCCGGCGTCGGTTATCGCGCCGATCGCCGCGCTCCCGCCGGCCTGTACGAGCGTCATGCCGGCGCTGTACACCGAGTAGGCGCTGGCGCGGTTCTCGTCGGGCAGCGAGTCCAGCAGGTAGGTGTCGAGCGCCGGGAACAGGCTGTGGACGACGTAGCCGAGGACGACCGACACCGCGGCGACCGGCCAGAGCGACCGGACCGCGGTGAGGGCGAGCAGGCTCGCGACGAACCCGCCGAGGACGGCCAGCATGAGCGGGACGTGCGGGACGCGGTCGGCCACGCGTCCGGTGACGACGAACGCGGGGACGCCGGCGGCGAACGCGAGGGTCAGCATGTTGCGCGCCGTCGGTTCGGCGAAGCCCTTCGACTCGACGAGGTAGGTCACGTAGAAGTTGAACACGCCGTTCCAGACGAACCCGGTCGCGCCGATGATGGCGACGGCGGTGACGACGATGGGCCACTGGCGCGCCAGCGCGGCGGCGAAATCTCGGTCCCGGGTCCCGGCCGCGGGCATCTCCGCGCCGCGCGCGACGAGGAAGACGGCGAGCGTCGTCGCCGCGGCGACGGCGCTGACCGTCCAGAACACCGCGCGCCAGTCCCACGCCAGCAGGATGGCGCCGACCGCCAGCGGCGCGACGACGGCGGCGAGCTGGCTCGACATCCCGTGGATCCCGATGGCCCGGCCCACGCGGTCCGGGAACAGTTCGCTCACGAGCGGGTTCGCGGCGACGAAGTACGCGCCGCTGGTCGTCCCCATCAGGAACGCGCCGGCCGCGAGCACGGGAAACGAGTCCGCGACGGCCGTCAGCGCGGCCGACGCCGCGAGCAGGCCGCCGGCCCCGAGCACGACGACGTGACGGGGCACCCGCGTCAGCAGGTACCCCGTCGGGAGCCGCGGGACCGCGCTGCCGAGCCAGGCCATCGTCGCAACGAGGCCGACCGTCGCGCCCGAGAGGCCAAAGGAGGCCCGGAGCGGCTCGACCAGCGGCGCGAAGACGACGCGGGCGAGGTTGACGAGAAACACCGTCGCGCACAGCGAGCCGAACAGCCGCCCCCGCCCGCGGAACGTCCGGCCCGACCCCTCGCTTGGTGACACGGGCGGCGGTTCGCGCGACCCGGGGTCAAGCTTTTCGAAACGAAAGTGCAGGGGTGGTTTTTTGCCAGGGAATCACATACGTTCGCCTATGAGATCCGTCCGCAAGGCGCTCCGCGACGGCGAGCTGTTCAAGGACACGTACGAGCGGCTCACCTGCGCCGAGTGCGAGCAGACGCTCAAGAGCCGGAACGACCCGGCCGAGGTGTGGACGGTGCGGGAGTGCCCCGACTGCGGGTCGGAGTGGAAGGAGATCTGACCGGGCCCGCGTTGCCGCTTTCTCACTCCCGGGTACGCTACGACGCGTTCGACCAGCCCCGGCGACCCGAGGACCGTCGGCCCGCACGGGCCGCTGGCGACGCCGTCAGGAGAACAGCCGCTTCAGGCGCGCGACGAGGCTCTTCGAGCGGTCGCCACCGCGGCGGACCTGCTGCTCGCCGGCGTCCGTTCCCGCGTCGCCCTCGGACGACGTCTCGGCCTCTATCTCGCCGGTCTCGCCGGTCTCCGCGGCCTCGACCGCCCGTTCGAGCAGCGAGCGGGCGTCGTTGACGGCGTCCTTGACGGTGCCCTTGACGACCGGCTTCCCGTCGAAGCGGTCGCGGCTGACCGCGGTGTCGGCGGCGATGACGACCGCGCCGGCGTCGGCGATTTCGTCGGCCGACAGCTCGTCCTCGGCCCCCATCGCCCCCTGGATCTCGACGCGGATGTCGTGGCCCAGCTCCTCGGCGGTCTGTTCCAGGTTCTCCGCCGCCATCTGGCTGTGTGCGATACCTGTCGGACAGGACGTGACTGCTACGATGTTCATGATCGATGAATACGTTCGAGTACCTTAGTTCTCGTGCCGGCCGCGCCGGCGTCCGCCGCCAAGTCCGCGGCCGCGTCGGTGTCGGTCGCCTCCACGTTCGCCTTCACGTCGGGGATGGTGACGGCGCTCATGCTCAACTCGTCGAGGCCGAGTCCGACGAGCAGTTCGGTCGCCTCGGGGTCGCCGGCCATCTCGCCGCACATGCCGACCCAGGCGTCGCCCTCGTGGCCCGCCTCCACCGTGCGGCGGATGGCCCGGACGACGCCGGGGTGGAACGGGTCGTGCAGGTCGGCCACGCGGTCGTTCTCCCGGGCGGCGGCCATCACGTACTGCGCGAGGTCGTTCGTGCCGATCGAGAGGAAGTCGACCCGCGCGGCCAGTTCGTCGGCGACGAAGGCCGCGCTCGGCGTCTCTATCATCACGCCGAGTTCGGGGAGGGCGTGGTCGACGCCCTCGGCCGCCAGGTCGGCGGCCACCTCGTCGACGCGGTCGAGCGCGGCCTCCAGTTCCTCGACGGTGGCCACGAGCGGGAACATCACGGCGAGGTCGCCGTCGCCCGCCGCGGCGGCCCGCAGGAGCGCGCGCAGTTGCGTCTCGAAGAGGTCCGCGTCCGGGCCCAGCGAGCGCCGGATCCCGCGCTCGCCGAGGAACGGGTTCTCCTCCTCGGGCAGGTCCAGATACGGCACCTGCTTGTCGCCGCCCACGTCGAGCGTGCGGACGACGACCCGGCCGTCCGGGAACGCGTCCAGCGCCTCGACGACCGTCTCGAACTGCTCGTCCTCGTCGGGCGGCGACTCGCGGTCGAGGAAGAGGAACTCGGTGCGGTAGAGGCCGATCCCGTCCGCGCCGCGCTGGACCGCCGGCTCGACCTCCGCGGGCTGGCCGACGTTCGCCGCGACCTCTATCCCCTTCCCGTCCGCGGTCGAGACGGGGTCGGGCCGGACCTCGGCCGCGTCCGTTTCGCTGGCCGCCGCGCGTTCCTCGTCGGTCGGGGCGACGACCAGTTCCCCCGCGTCGCCGTCGACCATGACCTCGGCGTCGTCGGGTACGTCGAACAGCGCGTCGCCGACGCCGACGACCGCCGGCAGCGCGAGCGACCGCGCGAAGATGGCCGCGTGGGACGTCCGCCCGCCCGTGACGGTGGCGAAGCCGGCGACGCGCTCGGGGTCCAACTGCGCCGTGTCGCTGGGCGTCAGCCGCTCGGCCAGCACGACCGACCCCTCGGGGAGCGCGGCGAGGTCGACGCGGTCGCCGTCGGTGAGGATCCGGACGAGGCGGTCGCGCACGTCGCGCAGGTCGTCCGCGCGCTCGGCCATGCGGCCGTCCATCCCCTCGAACTGCTCGATGTGCTCGGCGAACGCCCCGTGGACGGCGTTGGGGGCGGGCAGCCCGTCGTTTATCGCGTCCTCGACGGCGTCGGCTATCGTCGGGTCGTTGATGAACTGAACGTGCGCGTCGAAGACGGCCGCCTCCTCCTCGCCGACGCTCTCGGCGGTGCGCTCGCGCTCGCGCTCCAGTTCTGCCTCCGCGGTCTCGCGGGCGTCCGCGAACCGCTCGCGCTCGGCCGCGGCGTCGACGCCGCCCTCGGGCGGGTCGGGCAGTTCCGTCCCGGGGTCGTACCAGACGACGGTCCCGACGCCGGCCCGCGGCGTCGCGCCCGTCCCGGGGAGGACCCGTCGCTCGGTGCTCATGCGTCTAGTTCGTCCTCTGGCGTCGTAAGGATGTCCGTCAGCGCGTCGAGGGCGGCCTCGGCGTCGTCGCCCTCGGCGACCAGGCGGACGTCGTCGCCCGACGCGACGCCGAGGCTGGTGACGGCGATCATGCTGCCGGCGGCGACGAGGTCGCCGTCGGCCGCGCCCACCTCCACCTCGGCGTCGTGTTCGTTCGCCGCCTCGACGAACGCCGCCGCCGGGCGGGCGTGGAGGCCGTCCTCGGGGACGACGGTGACCGTCCGCTCCGCGCTCATGCGACGGCCTCCTTGAGCGTGTCCCGGACGTCCTCGGCGTCCCCCGCGGCGTGGAGGGCCTCGCGGACCTCGTCGTGCATCAGCGCACGCGACAGCGAACTGAGGATCGAGAGGTGGTCCTCCGCGCCGGACTCGGGCACGAGGATCATAAAGAGGAGCGTCGCCGGCTCCCCGTCCATCGAGCCGAAGTCGACGCCCGCCTCGGAGCGCGCGAACGCGACCGAGGGGCGGGAGACGGCGTCGGTCTTGGCGTGGGGGATGCCGATCCCCTTGCCGACGCCCGTGGTGGTCTCCTCCTCCCGGGCGAGCAGCGCCGAGAGCGCGGCGTCCCGGTCGTCGACGCGGCCGGCGTCGACCAGCAGGTCGAGCAGGAATTCGATGGCGTCGCGCTTCTCGGCCGGCGGCTCCGAGAGCGAGACGTGGTCGGCCGGGATCAGCTCGTCCACGTCGGCCTGATCGATTGTGACCGTCATTGTTTGAAAATGATTGCCCGGGGACTTAACGGTTGTTAATCGTCGGCCTGTGCGGTCGCGCCGGCGTCGCTACTCTCGATCCGGTCCTCGAAGTCCGGCTTCAGCAGCGTCGCCACGACGGCCGTGACGAGCGACCCGAGGACGATACAGCCCAGGAACAGGAACGGCGAACTGGACAGCGGAATGACGAAGATGCCGCCGTGCGGGGCCGGCATCGTCACGTCGAGCGTCATCGCGGCCGCGCCGCCGACGGCGCTCCCCGCGACGATGCTCGGGATGACCCGGAGCGGGTCGGCCGCCGCGTAGGGGATCGCGCCCTCGGTGATGAACGAGAAGCCGAGCACGATGCCGCTCTTGGCGTTCTCGTACATCTCCTCGGCGTACTTGTGCGGCGAGATGAAGTTCGAGAGGGCCAGCCCGATCGGGGGGATCATCCCGCCGATCATGACGGCGGCCATCGGTCCCGTCACGCCCTCGCCGATGAGGCCCGTCGCGAACACGTACGCGACCTTGTTCACCGGGCCGCCCATGTCAAACGCCATCATCCCGCCGAGGATCGCGCCGACGATCAGCGCCTGCCCGCCGCGCATGGACTCGAGGAAGCCTGTCAGCGCCTCGTTGGCGAGCGCGATGGGGACGCCCAGCACGAACAGCATCACCGGGGCGAGCACCATCGTGGTCGCCACGGGGATGAGCAACACCGGCATCATCGGCTCGATGAAGCCCGGCACGTCGAGGTTCTTCAGGAACCGCGCGACGTAGCCGGCGAGCAGGCCGGCGACGATCGCCCCGAGGAAGCCGGCGGTCGCGCCGCCGGCGTCGAGGCCGACCGCAGAGCCGGAGGCGTCGATCAGCATCCCCTGCTGCAGGATGTACGACAGGATGAAACCCGGCGCGAGCCCCGGTCGGTCGGCTATCGCGTACGCGATGTAGCCCCCGAGGATGGGGATCATGATCGTCAGCCCGAGGTTGCCGATCTGCGCGAAGTACCACGGGAGCGACCCGGTCTGTTCGAACACCGTCTCGGTGTTGCCGGGGAACATGGAGAGTTCGGACAGCCCGAACCCGATCGCCATGAAGATACCCCCGATCGTCACGAAGGGTATCATGTACGATACGCCCGTCATCAGGTCCTCCTTGACGGAAGTCACGTGCGCCCGGAGGACGTTCTCCGCTTTGTCGCTGGATGCCATAGTGGGATTCCACATCATTATACAGCCAATTGTTCAAAAGTATTTTCGTTTGTGTTTGTTACTGTTCGATATATAGATGTATGAACTGGCACAAGCATCGGACCAGCTTCGCCCGGCAAAAACGACCCCCTACACCACCGAGACGGAGACGCTCTCCACGTCGGACTGAACGTCGGCGAACCGGGGGACGTCGGTCCCGGTGACCGCCACGACCCGCGACGAGACGGCGACCCCCGCCTGCAGCGCCTCGCGGTCCGACCGCCCGCGCTCCAGCGCGTCGACGAACCCCGAGAGGAGGGCGTCGCCCGCGCCGACCGTGTCCACCACGTCGACGTTCAGCGCCGCCGCGTGGAGGACGCCCTCGCCGCCGGCGACCAGCGCGCCGTCCGCGCCGAGCGAGGCGACGACCCGGTCGAACCCCTGCTCCCGAAGCGCCCGCGCGGCCGCGACGCAGTCCTCCAGCGAATCGACCGCGCGGCCCGTCGCCGCGGCCAGTTCCTCCCGGTTGGGCTTGCAGACGGCGTACGCGGCGCTCAGTTCGGCGAGCGTCTCGCCGCCAACGTCGACCGCCGTCCGCCACGGCCCCGCGCGGGCAATCCGGTCGACCGCGTCGGGGCCGAGTCCCGGCGGGCGGCTCCCGGCGATGACGACCATCGACGGGTCGTAGCGCTCGATGGTGTCGACCACGTCGTCGACCGACTCGCGGGACACCCGGGGGCCGTCGTGGTTTATCTTGTACTCGGCGTCGTCGGTCAACAGCGTCGTGTTCAGCCGCGAACTCCCGTCGATGTCGACGAAATCGCGGGGGATCCCCTCTTCGTCGAGGCTGTTCGCGATGTAGTCGCCGAGGAAGTCGCCGACGAGGCCCGTCGCGAGCGTGTCCGCTCCGAGCCCGACGAGGTACTTCGAGACGTTGATCCCCTTCCCGCCGGGGTCGAACTGCGCGTCGTCGGTCCGGGCGACGCTGCCCGACGCCGGGAGTTCGTCGATCCGGACGGTGTGGTCGACAGCGGGGTTCAGCGTCACCGTGAGGATCATGCGTCGAGCCCCTCGACGAGTTCGACGCCCGCGTTCTCGAAGGGCTCGCGCTGTGCCTCGGTCAGCGTCGCGTCCGTGACGAACATGTCGAGGTCCTCGAACCCGGCAAAGCGGACGAAGCTCCGGTTTTGCAGCTTCGACCCGTCCGCGACGAGCACGACGCGCCGGGACTTCTCGATCATCAGCTCCTTGATCCGCGCCTCGTCCTCGTTGGGCGTCATCAGCCCCTGAACGGGGTCGATGGCGTTCGTCCCGAGAAAGAGGAGGTCGAAGTTCATCCGGTCCATGAAGTTCTCGGCGCTCGGCCCGACCAGGGCGCGGGTCTGCCGGCGGAGCGTCCCGCCTGTGAGGTTGACCTCGGTGTCGCCCTTGCTCAGCTCCAGGGCCAGCAGCGGCGAGTTCGTGACGGCGAGGAAGGAGCCGTCGGTGGGGGCGTGTTTGACCACCTGCATCGTCGTCGAGCCGGCGTCGAAGAAGACGACCTGGTTCTCCTGGATCTCCTCGACCGCCCGGTCCGCGATGGCCATCTTCGCGTCGAGGTTCTGGACCTCCTTCTGCCCGTAGGACTGCTCCTCGCCGACGGTCGTCGCCGGGACCGCGCCGCCGTGGGACCGCTCGATGAGCTGGCGGTCCGCGAGGTCGTTCAGGTCGCGCCGGATCGTCGCCTTCGAGCAGTTCATCTCGTCGGCGAGCTCCTCGACCGAGCAGCCGTCGTTCTCCGAGACGAGTTCGACGATCTTCCGCTTTCGTGCTGCCGGTAACATGGTCTTCGTTGTCCCGTGATCGATTTTCCACGGTGATAGTTGTTTGCGTTCGTCTATGATCGTTTCTTGTCGAAGCGTCGGCCGGGCGCGGAAAAGCGGGCCCCGAACTACTCCGCCAGCGCGGCGTCGACCGTCGCGTCCTCGAACACGACCGCTTCGAGGGCGTCGAGGAGCGCCGTCGGGTTCTCGCGCTGCCAGACGTTCCGCCCGACCGCCAGCCCGGAGACGCCGGCGTCTATCGCGCCCTCGACCATCGACAGGAACTCGCGGTCGGAGGTCTTCGACCCGCCGCTGAGGAGGACGTTCACGTCGCCCGCCGCGTCGACGGCGCGGGCCATCGCCTCCTCGCTCCGCGGATATTTCACCTTCGCGAAGTCGGCCCCGAGTTCGAGGCCGATGCGCGTGGCGTAGGCGATAGTCTCCGGCTTGCGGTGGGCCTTGATCGCCTGCCCGCGGGGGTACGACCACATCGCGACCGGCAGGTCGTGCCCGCGGGCCGCCTCCTGTACGTCGCGGAACTCCTCGAACATCTCCGGTTCGCGGTTGGTGCCGGGGTAGACCGTGTAACCGATCGCGTCAGCGCCCAGTTCGGCGGCGTACTCGACGCTCCAGTTCTGCGGGGAGTACGGCTCGCCCTCCCAGAGCGCGCTCGTCCCGTTCAACTTGGCGAGCAGGTTCACGTCGTCCTCGTAGGAGGGGTAGTACGTCTCCGCGAGCCCCTTCCCGACCGCGAACCCGGTGACTGCGTCGTGGGTCGCCATCTCGAACACCGTCTCGGGGTCGAGCCGCTCGGGCACGTCCGCGAACGCGCTCGGCCCGTGCTCCAGGCCGTGGTCGTGTGCGAGCACTATCGACCGCCCGTTCCGCGTCAGGGGTGATCCGGCAGTGGGAAGCATTCGTGATCGAAACGACGCGTCGGCGTGTCTAAATCCTGTTGAATTTGCACGCTTTTGAACGAACCGGCGGATCGATCCGGGAGAGTCGTTCACGGAGGCCACCCGGGTCGGCCCCGTCGGTTCGCGACAACGGCGATCGACGGTGCGTTTTTATACGCTGAGTGAAAAGATAGCCGCACTGTGAGCGACGACGCGTTCGGCGTTTCGGCCGCTGCCCTCCGGGAATCCGTCAGAGCGGTTCCCGCCACGCTTCTCCTCGTCGACGTACAGTCCG
Proteins encoded:
- a CDS encoding DUF7388 family protein, translating into MLTSAESTLAGLDAVALKPSECRVERAADLPVDTVAVDYEGREHVPDPGTLAALSAEREVFVTTPVRADGYDPLGDDSLTDELPDGVRRVLVAGHPAYLSEAEAARDVAPRFGAAMERAPDAWVGTEGVERIALAAGGTQYELLSRTTERDLRALRDAGLAADVAVYAPTVLTDDEDAVLDAVGDYAARRKPVARALPDGAPTDSAATGRAREVLSAAVRDYALVGSPGTVRDRVADLKEAGATTVVGYPARGVDAFAEGA
- a CDS encoding NUDIX hydrolase, whose amino-acid sequence is MDLARVSAHAPRRVTGEKYDAAVLIPVVERDGEAHLLFTKRAEHLGEHPGQMSFPGGGREPEDADLEATALREADEEIGLRPEEADVVGRIDDIRTITEYSVTPYVARVPDREYAPNDDEVAEIAVLPVAAMLDPDNYEHERRDHPHYGEVVIHYFRVDGYTVWGATGRIVVDFFELTTDWRAPERIDPESRAD
- a CDS encoding DUF7109 family protein, whose amino-acid sequence is MDATRDAVGVDRDELAGVVDLFDALTREELRSALSELAYRRGDEFDADAADGAIDAAVDAYALVEHDDTLFAGPTAFPTLPANAEDLPHIMDVPERRVDREALGEAVRVRVAADAEAAIADGDEDRMASLLDVCYDVEAWAPVSLDDTRAALDRRL
- a CDS encoding glycosyltransferase family protein; translated protein: MEYVQERIATLHAFDDPTPAAPTDRSAVVVPMTDREHAGLAAERVLSTLAEVSPERVVVPLRSPADRVPAFAEWLDSFDAPTELLWCNAPGVEAVLDDAGLDDGFGKGRDVWLALGVASETADYVVVHDADATTYSAAHVPRLLAPLADGHAFSKGYYARVENGRLYGRLFRLFYAPLVRALSDAHDAPVLDYLAAFRYALAGEFAVTADLARDLRAQRAWGLEVGTLGDAFAHAGFDGTAQVDLGRHEHDHRSVSGPTGLADMARQVGAALFRVVEEHGVAPDYDALPERYRDAAGALVRQYAADARFNGLDYDAAAEREQVAEYRDAVRPPGPDDRLPAWSATSIAPEAVADASAEAVERVTGRDR
- a CDS encoding MFS transporter; this translates as MSPSEGSGRTFRGRGRLFGSLCATVFLVNLARVVFAPLVEPLRASFGLSGATVGLVATMAWLGSAVPRLPTGYLLTRVPRHVVVLGAGGLLAASAALTAVADSFPVLAAGAFLMGTTSGAYFVAANPLVSELFPDRVGRAIGIHGMSSQLAAVVAPLAVGAILLAWDWRAVFWTVSAVAAATTLAVFLVARGAEMPAAGTRDRDFAAALARQWPIVVTAVAIIGATGFVWNGVFNFYVTYLVESKGFAEPTARNMLTLAFAAGVPAFVVTGRVADRVPHVPLMLAVLGGFVASLLALTAVRSLWPVAAVSVVLGYVVHSLFPALDTYLLDSLPDENRASAYSVYSAGMTLVQAGGSAAIGAITDAGFAFDAVYRGSAVGLAAILLVLVALHAFDRLPSEAAPA
- a CDS encoding HVO_0758 family zinc finger protein; its protein translation is MRSVRKALRDGELFKDTYERLTCAECEQTLKSRNDPAEVWTVRECPDCGSEWKEI
- a CDS encoding PTS fructose transporter subunit IIB; translated protein: MNIVAVTSCPTGIAHSQMAAENLEQTAEELGHDIRVEIQGAMGAEDELSADEIADAGAVVIAADTAVSRDRFDGKPVVKGTVKDAVNDARSLLERAVEAAETGETGEIEAETSSEGDAGTDAGEQQVRRGGDRSKSLVARLKRLFS
- the ptsP gene encoding phosphoenolpyruvate--protein phosphotransferase translates to MSTERRVLPGTGATPRAGVGTVVWYDPGTELPDPPEGGVDAAAERERFADARETAEAELERERERTAESVGEEEAAVFDAHVQFINDPTIADAVEDAINDGLPAPNAVHGAFAEHIEQFEGMDGRMAERADDLRDVRDRLVRILTDGDRVDLAALPEGSVVLAERLTPSDTAQLDPERVAGFATVTGGRTSHAAIFARSLALPAVVGVGDALFDVPDDAEVMVDGDAGELVVAPTDEERAAASETDAAEVRPDPVSTADGKGIEVAANVGQPAEVEPAVQRGADGIGLYRTEFLFLDRESPPDEDEQFETVVEALDAFPDGRVVVRTLDVGGDKQVPYLDLPEEENPFLGERGIRRSLGPDADLFETQLRALLRAAAAGDGDLAVMFPLVATVEELEAALDRVDEVAADLAAEGVDHALPELGVMIETPSAAFVADELAARVDFLSIGTNDLAQYVMAAARENDRVADLHDPFHPGVVRAIRRTVEAGHEGDAWVGMCGEMAGDPEATELLVGLGLDELSMSAVTIPDVKANVEATDTDAAADLAADAGAAGTRTKVLERIHRS
- a CDS encoding HPr family phosphocarrier protein yields the protein MSAERTVTVVPEDGLHARPAAAFVEAANEHDAEVEVGAADGDLVAAGSMIAVTSLGVASGDDVRLVAEGDDAEAALDALTDILTTPEDELDA
- a CDS encoding PTS sugar transporter subunit IIA → MTVTIDQADVDELIPADHVSLSEPPAEKRDAIEFLLDLLVDAGRVDDRDAALSALLAREEETTTGVGKGIGIPHAKTDAVSRPSVAFARSEAGVDFGSMDGEPATLLFMILVPESGAEDHLSILSSLSRALMHDEVREALHAAGDAEDVRDTLKEAVA
- a CDS encoding PTS fructose transporter subunit IIC translates to MASSDKAENVLRAHVTSVKEDLMTGVSYMIPFVTIGGIFMAIGFGLSELSMFPGNTETVFEQTGSLPWYFAQIGNLGLTIMIPILGGYIAYAIADRPGLAPGFILSYILQQGMLIDASGSAVGLDAGGATAGFLGAIVAGLLAGYVARFLKNLDVPGFIEPMMPVLLIPVATTMVLAPVMLFVLGVPIALANEALTGFLESMRGGQALIVGAILGGMMAFDMGGPVNKVAYVFATGLIGEGVTGPMAAVMIGGMIPPIGLALSNFISPHKYAEEMYENAKSGIVLGFSFITEGAIPYAAADPLRVIPSIVAGSAVGGAAAMTLDVTMPAPHGGIFVIPLSSSPFLFLGCIVLGSLVTAVVATLLKPDFEDRIESSDAGATAQADD